GATTAGTCTGGACCCGAGTTATATATTCTTGTGAAGAAATTATGCACAAGAAATATGTTATTGGGGACCAAATTAGACTCTCGTATGACATGCCTTTAGGATAAATAGTTACCAATTTTTAAGGATGCATGATCTTTTTGTTTTATACTAGAGATTTATGATTTATTCCTGTTTTAAGGGAAGGAAAGGCAACCTCATTGTGCAACCCAAAGAAATTTACCTACCTGTTGTAGGATGATTCAAAGTTTAACTTGGGTCATTTCTTCTCAGCATAATATTATTTGCACACCTCCTATGCAAATCTATTGCACATGTTTCTTGTTTATTcctttgattttgaattaaCGTATTAACAAATGCTATAATTGGATGTGgtatcaaagaaaaaataaacgaGAGCCACACACAAGATACGCAGATAATCTTTTCACCCAGTTAAAAAATAACtgagaacaaaaaataaggatCCATGAGAAAATTTgaggaaaaatataaatgaacAAGTTAAAGTTTTGAAAGGTCTTAACTTTGTGTTTGGTTTTCCattaaaaattatactttttcttGTCGATTTCATACAAATGTCCAAGAAGGTTGCTCATTCTTTTGAAGAAGACAAGATTGTGGCAGATAGTAGAAGAAACCATCAAAATCAATGCCCATTAGATAGACTGTTATCCATAGAAAAAACATgccaaatcaaacaaaatttaagGGGATTGAAATGTCACAGAATGAAAAGATCAATTTAAACTGAGGAGACTGTGAGAAGGGTGTAAGAGTAACTGCAATGATTCGATTAGAAAAACTCAGGATAGGTAGTTAATCCCCATCTCTTCTTCTAGTAAAATCAAATGAAGAATATACATGGATTTACAAAATTGGCACTGCTTGTTCATGTATTACAACAATTCATGTAAGCAAGAAGTGAGACCAATGAAGAGATCTTCGCTGCAGGGAATTGTGAGACCTCCCATTGGATGATCAAATCCAAATTCTTCCTCAGCCATGCCTAGCAATTCTTGAAATGAAGGCTGGTTCAGAAGTGATACTGGAACTATGAATCGCTTCTTTTCGCTCTCTCCAACGTATATTGCAAGGTGGCCTTTTGGAACATCTGTAAATGTTGAAGCTGCTTTCTTTGCAAATGAGTTTGATCGGCGAAGAATATGCTTAGCATGTGTAATACCAGGCAAACGAATAGCCATTGCTATCTATGTATGTTGTTTCTGAAAAAGGCAGTGAAGATCAGCAACAAAAAGTGAAGAGAAAGTAAAGGATTTGATAGCAGAGGATGTGAAGATCGACTTGAGTTTGGCTATGGAATGATGTGTTAcgtgtatgtatatatagataataGATATGATTAACTTGTGAAAGTCTCTTACATGTGGAATGAGTGGTGTATAGGCATTTGAAAGACACAAGCATTTAAAGGATCACATGGACTGTCTTCCATCTCAACAACATGGTAGTGATTGAGGCTTTATATTTCTTGGAGCAACCTACAACTACAAGGGACCAAGTTAAAATCAAAGACAAAACAATAAAATGTGGTCCAACAGATATATCTCAACCACTGCCAGGTTCTTGACAATGAGTTGGAGGACATGTCCATGTGATCCTTCAAATATCCCGCGACCCGCATGCCTCTACACCACTCGCTCCACATTTCAGACAGTTTCGCACACTAATCATCTGTACACACAGAGCCAGACGTTGAGAAGTTGCTCCAATCCACTTATCCTTGATTTCAACTGGGGCCCTTTGCAGGTTGTCCTCCCAGAAATGCATGCCCAGGATGTCTTCCAACTTTAATACCTCGATCACAAACATGTCCTTGACGATGGGTTGGAAGACACATCCATGTGATCCTTTAAATGCTTATGTTTCGAACAAATGACCCCCACCCGAGTGCCTCTACACCACTCACTCCTCATTTCAGAGACTTTCACACACTAACCAATCATGAATcatctatgtatatatatacatacacatatcATTCCATAGCCAAACCAAGTCCTCACGTCCTCTGCTCTCAAAtccttttactttctttctccCTTTTCATTTGTAATCTTCGCAATCTTTCTGGGCAGATAGCAATGGCTATTCGTTTGCCTGGTGTTATTAATGCTAAGAACATTCTCCGCCGATCAAACTCATTTGGAAAGAAAGCAGCTTCATCATTTATCCAAGTTCCAAAAGGCCATCTTGCAGTATACGTTGGAGACAGCGAAAAGAAGCGATTCGTAGTTCCAATATCACTTCTGAACCACCCTTCATTTCAAGAATTGCTAGGCATGGCTGAGGAAGAATTTGGATTCGATCATCCAATGGGTGGCCTCACAATTCCCTGCAGTGAAGACTTATTCATTGATCTCACTTCTCGCTTACATCAATTGTTGTAATTCATAAACAAGCAGTgccaattttgtaaattttatatttgtttttaacagAAAAAGAGATCCACTATGAATTTTACCAATTGAATTATTGCAATTCTTCTCACATTCtctatttgtttttaataatttcgACAActgatgaaataaaaattaagttgtttAATCACTTATTCAAGTAGGTGAGTTTTATAAATCACCtacttttctttcaaattaaacaaataatttgagacgAACCTAATTCAATTGCCATTAAGATTCTCATCACCGGCGAGCGGTACCGCCACGCCGAGACCCTTGTCGAAGAGGTACTCGCCGGCGCCTGTGACATTAGCGTCCCTCTTTACAATTCCATTATCAAGTTCTGTTGCGCTCGAAGGTCCCTGTTTAATCGCGCCTTCGATGTGTAGAAGAAAATGTTTAGCTCAGAGAATTGTAAGCCCACGCTTGAGATTTACACGTTGTTGTTGAATTCGTTGCTCAGAAAGTTCAATAAGTTGAATGTGTGTTATATGTATTTACATTCGGTCTGGTCGTTAGCAAAGCAAATGAAGGCGGTGGGTGTGATACCTGACACGTTCGTGTTGAACATGATTATAAAGGTGTATGCGAAGTGTCTTGAGGTTGATGAGGCGATTCGGGGTTTTCGCGAAATGGGGTTGTATGGATGTGAGCCAAATGCGTATACCTATGGGTATATAGCGAAGGGTTTGTGTGAGAAGGGGAGGGTGGGTAAGGGTCTCGAGTTTTATAAGGAAATGAGGGAGAAGAGTTTGGTACGGCGTAGTAGTACTTATATATGACTGTGATTTGCAGTGTTTCTTTGGAACGGAGGTACGAGGACGCGATTGATGTTGTGTTCGACATGTTGGGGGATTCCATGTCTCCTAATTtcttgacctacaaaacattgTTGGAGGGAATGTGGCGGGATGGGAGAGGCGACGAGGCCTTTCAACTGCTCGATGAATTGCGGAAGAGGGATTGTTCGATGGGTGAGAAGACTTACAAAATTTTATTGAATGGATTGTATTTTCTAAGTCGCGAGTAGGCTAGCTCTTTATTCAGCACTCTGAAGTCATTGAAGATTTATTACTGAATACAACTTCACAAGCATAGCAAGCATTTAAAAACTGTTAAATCTGATGTGAAGTATCTAATCCAGTCACTGGCTGATTCATGTGATTTGCTTGATTGAGTTGGTTTAAGGTTGATAGTTATCTGGTATCTCAATACTGCTGTCCTTGGTGCCTGCTGGATTGGTTTTTTCAGTAGTCTAAGGAGGGATCTACCCTCCTCGACTGATTTTATAATTTCATGTGCTGAAGCCGTAAAATCATGTTTTCTGCAGAGAAAGCAACATAAAGGATCTCTGCAACAAAAGCTGTGTAAAACAGTGCGGCAGGTCTTCTGTTTGCTAGAGCTTCTATGTCAATAACTGCTGGGAGAGTGGATAGTTCTTCTGATATTGAGCTTCTCCGGTGAATTTTCTTAAGGTATTCAGATTCTTCTAAGCAAGAGCATGAGGAGATAGCATGCTGATTTGATTTCTTGCATCCTTGTAGTCGCACCTATTTTCAGTTGCACATAGTATACTCTTACAGAAGATCTAACCATGATTGTTAtgatcaaaaaaatattaatagggTCTTCTTATTTCTGAaagaacatatttttttattaaattttcttatacttcttcttcttggtgAAATTGAGATGGAATTGTACTAGAATTGTAAAAATTGCTAGCTAGGATAGTGGACTCTTGATGCCTTTctccagaaaaagaaaactcaacTAGCTGGATCTCTTGAAAATTAGTTGAAAGTTTTTAAGATTTTGTATAACTTATATCTAAAGTTCATTTATAGGAATGTCCATCCCCCACCCTTGTTGAGAAGGAAGGGACAAAAGGTTGTACATCCATCACTGCCATGATGATGCTTTTATGGAATTTGAGAATATCTAAAGTTGAATATTGTTGGATATCTAAGGTCACTGAAATATTTAGATTTATGAAATTGAGTACATTTTGTGGGTACCATGTACGAAATGAACGGggtacttcaatttttttagcaACCATTTTTCTTGCACATAATCATCTTATATTAGGGCAGTTTCAGATGATTTGCTAGGAAGCTTTTATTTGTTCCATACTGATTTTATTTGAATGCATTTTAATTTGATTCCTACATGTTTTGCATACTCCCCTTGTTATTTTGGCTAATGAATTTGCTTCTGGTTTTTCAACCTGAATATGATATTACTTGATTATTTGTCCCTTAATACAAAATTCTAGGGcccaagtttttgtttttctatttgaatCCTTTTTGCTTTGTCAGTTATTCTTTTAAGTATAATCTTGAGAAACTACACATACCCCCTCAAACTAACACTCAATTTGTaataccccccaaactaccaaaaatttgcaatgtataAGAGCCTAATCTGTGCTTCTGTACCCCAGTAATAAATTCTTGccaagaaataattgaaaaatacaaGTGACAAACTGGTTTGGTTGCTTGACCAAAGCCAGTGCTGTTTGCTATTATTTATAGAGTAAGTTTTACATTTGTTTGGGAAGAATTGTACAAGGCTTTTTACAAACAGAGTTGTGTGAGATGTAacacaaaaagggaaaaagtagTTTGCTGAGTTTGACAACTCTTGAGTCAACCGGGAAACACTGAGGTGTAATATGCAGCAGAAATCCTGGAGGGAATCAGGCTGCAAGTCTGCTGTGCAGACTGTTCCAGACAGAAGCTAAGGGTAGGCTGCAAGTCTGCTGTCTTGGGATCATGTGCATGTTGAATCCAAGGAAAATAATGCTGAGAAAGATCTTAGAAAATATAGGTTGAgtaacggctactagccgttacTTGCTGGAAACTTGTCTCCTTCTTCTTCAACTTGATTTTCTCCCTTAACACCCCCCCGCAAACTGATGGGGGGAAGAACCATCAGTTTGTCACGAAGGAAAGAGAACCGGGCAGCAGTATGTCCCTTGGTGAAGATATCAGCTAGTTGTTCAAGAGTAGAGATATGCTTTAGTTGGATATCTTGATTGAGAACTTTTTCCCGAACAAAATGAATGTCTACTTCAATGTGTTTGGTGCGGGCATGATTGACTGGATTGGATGCAATGGCAAGAGCACCAGAGTTGTCACACCAAAGAAGAGGTGGAGAAGGAAGAATTACTCGAAGTTCTTTTAGAAGCATACGCAGCCAATACATCTCTGCAGTAGCCAAGGACAGTGATCTATATTCGGCCTCAGTACTTGATCTAGAAACAATGTGCTGTTTCTTGGCAGTCCAGGAGATCAGATTTGGTCCAAGAAAGATGCCAAAACCAGTAGTAGATCTTCTATCATCTGGATTGCCTGCCCAATCCGAGTCACAGTAGGCAGTGATGGTGATTGGCCCTTTGCTGTATTGTAGACCATGATCAATGGATCCCTTAAGATATCTCAAGATGCGTTTGGCAGCTGTGAGGTGAGTAGATGTTGGTGCATGCATATgttgacacaattgattgacTGAGTATGCTATCTCGGGTCTAGTAAGAGTTACATACTGCAGTGCCCCAACAATATGGCGATAGATGGTAGGATTGGGCAGAGGAATTCCATCATATTTTGACATTTTTGAACCTGCAACAGATGGAGCTGGATAAGGTTTAGAATCTGTCATTTGAGTCCGGTCAAGGAGGTCTATGATATATTTAGACTGACGAAGGTGGAGACCAGAAGTATCTCGGGTAGCTTGAATGCCCAGAAAATAGCTAAGTTCACCAAGGTCTTTGATGGCAAAATCTGATTTGAGCTTGCTGAGAATCCAGGAGATGGTAGCTTTGTGATTACCAGTCAgaatgatatcatcaacataaactaGTATGAAGATGTGGACTTGGCTAGTGTGATAAATGAAGAGAGAGGGATCCAATTGAGATCCTTGAAATCCAATTTCCAGAAGTGCTTGAGAGAAACGAGTGAACCAAGCTCTAGgagcttgtttcaagccataaaGGGATTTGTGGAGTTTACAAACATGATCTGGATAGGAATGGTGGACAAAGCCTTGGGGTTGCTCCATGTAAACTTCTTCATCCAGCTCCCCATGGAGAAAAGCATTAGAAACATCCAGTTGATTAATGGACCAATCAAACTGAACCGCTAGAGCTAGGACAAGTCGAATTGTTGCTGGTTTTATGACAGGGCTAAAGGTCTCATAGTAGTCCACACCATTGAGTTGATCAAACCCTTTGGCAACTAATCTAGCTTTGTGTCTATCCACACTACCATCTGATTTCTGTTTGATTTTGAACACCCATTTATTTCTAACAACATTATGATGAGGTGGTCTTGGGCACAAGGACCAAGTGTTGTTAGAAATCAATGCTTGATATTCAAGATTCATGGCATTAACCCACTCGGGTTTGGTGGCAGCCTGTTTGAAAGTTGTAGGCTCTGGAGGTAAGAGACAAGTGTGAAGGGCATGCAAAGGGTGTCTAAGAGCAGAGAACAAGTGAAAACCAGGGTATTGTTTTGGTTTCAAGTGACCAGTTTGTGATCTGGTCACCATACGATCAGGTGGTACTTCAagggaaggagaagaagatgtggaagaaggaggaggaaggAAAGGTTGAGGAAGTTGATGAAGAGTTGAAGGGGAATCTGGTTGAGTGTCTTGATGACTAGATGACTCGTTGGAAGAAGTGGGAGAAGAAGGAATTTCCAGAGAATCAGGTGGAGAGTCGGATGCTGCAGAAAATGGTGTGTCAGTCGAGTTTTGAGGCTGTGTTGGCTGGGATGTTACTGATTGGTGAGGTGATAAAGATGGAGATGAAGAATTTGAGGTATGAGAGAAACTAGAAGGTAGTAGAACTAAGAAATTACCTGGAGAGGCCGTGACTTTGCAGGAACCAAGTGAAAAGGTTGGACTCTTGGCAGGAAATTGAGTCTCATCAAATATGACATTCCGAGATAAAAACACCTTGTGAGTTGTAGGGTCAAGACACCTGTACCCTTTCTGATTTGAAccataaccaataaaaatacaTGGTTTGCTTCTGAATGACAGTTTATGGTTTGCATATGGCCTTAGAAAAGGGTAACATAGACACCCAAAGGCTCGGAGTGATGTGTAATCTGGAGAATGGTGGAAAAGTTTAGAAAAAGGAGATTCATATTGAAGGACAGGAGATGGAAGTCGGTTGATTAGGAAAGTGGCAGTGAGAAAAGCATCTACCCAATACTTAGGTGAGAGACCAGATTGAGCAAGAAGAGTTAGTCCCATTTCCACAACATGTCTGTGTTTTCTCTCAGCAATACCATTTTGTTGAGAGGTGTGGGGACAAGTCAAGCGATGGAGAATGCCATGTTGAGCAACGAATTGCTTGAAAAGTGTGGAGGTATATTCTCCTCCATTGTCACTTTGAAACTTTTGAATTTTGGTGGAGAAGAGATTTTCAGCAAGTAGTTTGAACTTAACAAAACTTTGataaacatcacttttatttAAGATAGGATATAACCAGGTGAACCGGCTATAATCATCTACAAATAGAACATAGAACTTACAACCACTTAGAGAAGCTACAGGGGATGTCCATACATCCGAGTGAACTAGTTCTAAAGGTCTAGTGGAAGTTCTAGTAGAATCAAAAAAGGGCAATTGTTTGGATTTTCCAAGTTGACAGGATTCACAAACTCTTGTCCTATCAAGTGAACCAGTGAGGGGCAGACAATGGTTCTTCAAAATCTGTTGGAAGATGGAGATAGAAGGGTGTCCAAGTCTTTGGTGCCAAACCATATCCGTGGTTTTTACTCCAAGGTGTGCTGTAAGACCCTTCCATTTATTTAAGTAGTTGGAGTTGAGAGAGTGGAATGGAATGGGGTACAACCCATTTTCACTTGGTCCCTGGAGCAACACAGCCCCCGTCAGGTTGTCCTGTACAGAAAAACTAGAGCCAGTGAGGGCAAACCAGCAATCATTGTCAATACAAAACTTATTGATGGAGAGAAGGTTTGCTGAAGCATTTGGACAGTGTAAGATATTTTTGAGAAGGAATGAAGGCACAGATGAAGTCTTGCTATGAACTAATGAGGAACCAGAATGTTTGATACTCAAACCTGCCCCATTGCCTACTCCTACAGTGTCGGCACCATCAAAAGGCTGAGGATTGTCAATGTTGGATGAATCTGCAGTGATATGAGTGTTGGCTCCAGAGTCTGCTAACCAGTCTTGT
The sequence above is drawn from the Alnus glutinosa chromosome 11, dhAlnGlut1.1, whole genome shotgun sequence genome and encodes:
- the LOC133881832 gene encoding auxin-induced protein 15A-like; the protein is MAIRLPGITHAKHILRRSNSFAKKAASTFTDVPKGHLAIYVGESEKKRFIVPVSLLNQPSFQELLGMAEEEFGFDHPMGGLTIPCSEDLFIGLTSCLHELL
- the LOC133881824 gene encoding uncharacterized protein LOC133881824; its protein translation is MLMFRTNDPHPSASTPLTPHFRDFHTLTNHESSMYIYTYTYHSIAKPSPHVLCSQILLLSFSLFICNLRNLSGQIAMAIRLPGVINAKNILRRSNSFGKKAASSFIQVPKGHLAVYVGDSEKKRFVVPISLLNHPSFQELLGMAEEEFGFDHPMGGLTIPCSEDLFIDLTSRLHQLL